From one Chloroflexota bacterium genomic stretch:
- the recG gene encoding ATP-dependent DNA helicase RecG, giving the protein MALAFSDVEKMLVNEQKKRDDHLVIGGLESFIHTWITKIKQDGETDKLARADALALILRGYGNADTNARFDMLNHALLVLREVTADAPAPAADELADVFDEDEDEFVPTRREASKPKPPAPRAPVVAGYGLDASVSRLQNVGPAHAKKLQKLGVYTVNDLLYLFPRRYDDFSHLRNISELMVNDEVTVLLTVCECFTRDTKRGLKITTVVLADMTGTITATFFNQPFLQQQFKAGRRIVVSGRVFKDLGKLAFKQPEWEPFSKSLLHTARIVPVYPLTEGITSRWLRRLVNDVVEYWASKVADPMPEQIRTRENLLDLPGALREIHFPTTPEKMERARRRLILDEFLTIQLGVLQQRRKWREQPGRALNVERHRVDEFLGRLAFKLTGAQTRVLEEILGDIQRTQPMSRLLQGDVGSGKTVVAAAAMLIAVANGAQAALMAPTEILAEQHFKTLSKVFAELPTARAPRVARLTGSMKNREKEDARTQIAAGEVDIAVGTHALIQESVEFRDLALAVIDEQHRFGVEQRAMIRAKGYSPHIVVMSATPIPRTLALTLYGDLDLSVIDELPPGRQAIQTKWLEPLERERAYGFIRGHINQGRQAFVICPLIEESEAIDAKAAVEEYERLRTQIYPDLRIGLIHGKLRPAEKDETMNAFRDHQIDVLVATSVVEVGIDVPNATVMLIEGADRFGLAQLHQFRGRVGRGGHESFCLLLAEKKESASDERLRVIESTQNGFLLAEEDLKLRGPGEFFGLRQSGLPDLKIAKLSDAKLLEEARALAQEIFDRDPELRAPEHHLLAQRVKDFWKGKGDLS; this is encoded by the coding sequence ATGGCTTTAGCGTTTAGCGATGTCGAAAAGATGCTCGTCAACGAACAAAAGAAACGCGACGATCATTTGGTCATCGGCGGACTCGAATCGTTCATTCACACCTGGATCACCAAGATCAAGCAGGATGGCGAAACCGACAAGCTTGCGCGCGCTGACGCGCTCGCGTTGATTTTGCGCGGGTACGGCAACGCCGATACGAACGCGCGATTCGATATGCTGAACCACGCGCTTTTGGTTCTGCGCGAAGTAACCGCGGACGCGCCCGCGCCGGCGGCAGACGAACTCGCGGACGTTTTCGACGAAGATGAGGACGAGTTCGTGCCCACCCGGCGCGAAGCGTCGAAACCGAAACCGCCTGCGCCGCGTGCGCCGGTCGTCGCCGGGTACGGACTCGATGCGAGCGTATCGCGCCTGCAAAACGTAGGTCCGGCGCACGCGAAGAAATTACAAAAACTGGGCGTCTATACCGTCAACGATTTGTTGTATCTGTTCCCGCGCCGCTATGACGATTTCAGCCATCTGCGCAACATTAGCGAGTTGATGGTCAACGACGAAGTCACCGTTCTGCTCACCGTGTGCGAGTGCTTCACACGCGATACGAAACGCGGTTTGAAAATAACGACGGTCGTGCTTGCCGACATGACCGGCACGATCACGGCAACGTTTTTCAACCAACCGTTCTTGCAACAACAATTCAAAGCGGGTCGTCGCATCGTCGTCAGTGGTCGCGTGTTCAAAGACCTGGGTAAACTCGCGTTCAAACAACCTGAGTGGGAGCCGTTTAGCAAATCCCTGTTGCATACCGCGCGCATCGTGCCGGTTTATCCGCTGACCGAAGGGATCACGAGCCGTTGGTTGCGCCGCTTGGTGAACGACGTCGTCGAGTATTGGGCGTCCAAGGTCGCCGATCCGATGCCGGAACAAATTCGGACACGCGAGAATTTGCTCGACCTGCCCGGCGCGTTGCGCGAAATCCACTTTCCGACGACGCCGGAAAAAATGGAGCGCGCGCGGCGACGTCTGATCCTCGACGAGTTTCTGACGATCCAACTCGGCGTGTTGCAACAGCGGCGCAAATGGCGCGAACAACCGGGCAGGGCGTTGAACGTGGAGCGCCATCGCGTAGACGAATTTCTCGGCAGACTCGCGTTCAAATTGACCGGCGCGCAAACGCGCGTGCTCGAAGAAATTCTCGGCGACATTCAACGCACACAACCGATGAGCCGATTGCTGCAAGGCGATGTCGGCTCCGGCAAAACAGTCGTCGCCGCGGCGGCGATGTTGATCGCCGTCGCGAACGGTGCGCAAGCCGCGTTGATGGCGCCAACCGAAATTTTGGCGGAGCAACATTTCAAAACCTTGTCCAAGGTTTTCGCCGAGTTGCCCACGGCGCGCGCGCCGCGCGTCGCGCGGCTCACCGGCAGTATGAAGAATCGCGAGAAGGAAGATGCGCGCACACAAATCGCGGCGGGCGAAGTGGACATCGCGGTGGGCACGCACGCGTTGATTCAAGAGAGCGTCGAGTTTCGCGACCTGGCGCTCGCGGTAATTGACGAGCAACACCGCTTTGGCGTCGAGCAACGCGCGATGATTCGCGCGAAGGGGTACTCGCCGCACATCGTCGTGATGAGCGCGACGCCGATCCCGCGCACGCTCGCGCTGACGCTCTACGGCGATCTCGACCTGTCTGTGATTGACGAGCTACCGCCGGGACGCCAGGCGATCCAGACCAAGTGGCTCGAACCGCTCGAACGCGAACGCGCGTACGGATTCATCCGGGGTCACATCAACCAAGGACGGCAGGCATTCGTCATTTGCCCGCTCATCGAAGAATCGGAAGCGATTGACGCCAAAGCCGCGGTCGAAGAGTACGAACGATTACGCACCCAGATTTACCCGGACTTGCGCATCGGCTTGATTCACGGTAAACTGCGCCCGGCGGAAAAAGACGAAACGATGAACGCGTTTCGCGATCATCAAATTGACGTTCTCGTCGCCACCTCGGTCGTCGAAGTCGGCATTGACGTGCCGAACGCGACGGTGATGTTGATCGAAGGCGCGGATCGTTTCGGACTCGCGCAACTGCATCAATTTCGCGGGCGCGTCGGACGCGGAGGGCATGAATCGTTCTGTCTGTTGCTCGCCGAGAAAAAAGAAAGCGCCAGCGACGAACGGTTGCGCGTGATCGAGTCCACGCAAAACGGTTTCCTTCTCGCCGAAGAGGATTTGAAACTACGCGGACCCGGCGAATTTTTTGGCTTGCGCCAATCGGGCTTGCCGGACTTGAAGATCGCGAAACTGAGCGACGCGAAATTGCTGGAAGAAGCGCGCGCGCTCGCGCAAGAAATTTTCGACCGCGATCCGGAATTGCGCGCGCCGGAACATCACTTGCTTGCGCAACGCGTCAAGGATTTTTGGAAAGGCAAAGGAGACCTGAGTTGA
- a CDS encoding DegV family protein, with protein sequence MSNVKVVTDSLADIPEALVKELDIAIVPCVVRFGTQEFQDRVNLMPSEFYRRLVSSPVHPTTAQAPLASFLETYRQIARTHKEILSIHVSGDLSGTLNAAHAAARQTMGAKVEVIDSWQASMALGWVAILAARAAQEGQSLRRIRSLVEDLIPRTHIIAMLDTLEFAQRGGRLGKGAALLGDTLNVKPLLSVVKGQVYPIEKVRTTQRALERLVEIAMSSGPIQNLAVLHAAAPEYAARLTKLLSGTFPEQQIVISEAGPALGAHTGPGGAGIAWVSGKY encoded by the coding sequence ATGTCAAACGTCAAAGTTGTCACCGATAGTCTTGCCGACATCCCTGAGGCACTCGTTAAGGAACTCGATATTGCCATCGTCCCCTGCGTGGTGCGGTTTGGCACACAGGAATTTCAAGATCGCGTCAACTTGATGCCCAGTGAATTTTACCGGCGTCTCGTCAGCAGTCCCGTCCATCCGACCACCGCGCAAGCGCCCCTCGCCTCGTTTCTGGAGACGTACCGCCAGATCGCGCGGACGCACAAGGAAATTCTCTCGATTCACGTCAGCGGCGATTTGAGCGGCACGTTGAACGCCGCGCACGCCGCCGCGCGCCAAACGATGGGCGCGAAGGTCGAAGTGATTGACTCGTGGCAAGCTTCGATGGCGCTGGGCTGGGTCGCGATTCTCGCCGCGCGCGCGGCGCAAGAGGGTCAGTCGTTGCGGCGAATTCGTTCGCTCGTCGAAGATTTGATCCCGCGCACGCACATCATCGCGATGCTCGACACGCTCGAATTCGCGCAACGCGGCGGTCGCCTCGGCAAAGGCGCGGCGTTGCTCGGCGATACGCTCAATGTCAAGCCCTTGCTCTCGGTCGTCAAAGGTCAAGTGTACCCCATCGAAAAAGTTCGCACGACTCAGCGCGCGCTCGAACGCCTCGTCGAAATCGCCATGTCGTCAGGACCTATTCAGAACCTGGCGGTGCTCCATGCCGCCGCGCCAGAGTACGCCGCACGTTTGACCAAACTACTTTCCGGCACCTTTCCCGAACAACAAATCGTCATCAGCGAAGCCGGTCCCGCGCTTGGCGCGCATACCGGTCCAGGCGGCGCGGGCATCGCCTGGGTTTCCGGCAAATACTAG